From the genome of Nocardia sp. NBC_01503, one region includes:
- a CDS encoding NUDIX hydrolase, giving the protein MSEMIAVYDAAGKEIGAEERAIVYAEGLWHASAGVLVRSLDGTRVYVHRRTDTKAVFAGMHDCLAGGVLDPGEDPAEAAIRELGEELGIAIGPTDPHPTHLITTSWDGEWAGKPMRCHLFAYEVRSDGPFRHQPEEVADAWWWTDAELRAHLSDPNWPFVPDTRTLIPHLLR; this is encoded by the coding sequence ATGTCCGAGATGATCGCGGTGTACGACGCCGCCGGCAAGGAGATCGGCGCGGAGGAACGCGCCATCGTCTACGCCGAGGGCCTCTGGCATGCCAGCGCGGGCGTCCTGGTCCGCTCCCTGGACGGCACCCGCGTCTACGTCCACCGCCGCACCGATACCAAAGCGGTCTTCGCGGGCATGCACGACTGCCTGGCGGGCGGCGTCCTCGATCCGGGCGAGGATCCCGCCGAAGCCGCGATCCGCGAACTGGGCGAGGAGTTGGGCATCGCCATCGGCCCCACCGACCCGCACCCCACCCACCTGATCACCACCTCCTGGGATGGCGAATGGGCCGGAAAACCCATGCGCTGCCACCTCTTCGCCTACGAAGTCCGCTCCGACGGCCCCTTCCGCCACCAACCCGAAGAGGTGGCCGACGCCTGGTGGTGGACCGACGCCGAACTCCGCGCCCACCTGTCCGACCCGAACTGGCCCTTCGTCCCCGACACCCGCACCCTCATCCCCCACCTGCTGCGCTGA
- a CDS encoding Uma2 family endonuclease — translation MTASPREEPIPEWFRPPRGGWRAEDLDRLPPEAPRHLELLHGDLIVNAAQRSFHAHAVRTLHSALESQLPPGCHADSEMSVRIDTRNRPEPDILLVTSPPDPDRTYYDPWEVVLVGEVISEESEERDREIKPLKYAQAGIRHFWIIDQDKGFRPTVTTFALDRATGSYVRTGEYRDRLTVSEPYPLDIDFAAFDR, via the coding sequence ATGACAGCGTCACCCCGCGAAGAGCCGATCCCGGAGTGGTTCCGGCCGCCGCGAGGTGGATGGCGAGCCGAGGATCTCGATCGCCTGCCTCCCGAAGCACCCCGACACCTCGAGCTGCTGCACGGAGACCTGATCGTGAACGCTGCCCAGCGGTCCTTCCACGCCCACGCTGTTCGCACCCTCCACTCGGCGTTGGAGTCGCAGCTCCCACCGGGCTGCCATGCCGACAGCGAGATGAGCGTGCGCATCGACACCAGAAACCGACCCGAACCAGACATCCTGCTCGTGACATCCCCGCCCGACCCCGACCGGACCTACTACGACCCGTGGGAAGTAGTCCTCGTGGGTGAGGTGATCTCGGAGGAGTCCGAGGAGCGCGACCGCGAGATCAAGCCCCTGAAGTACGCCCAGGCGGGCATCCGGCACTTCTGGATCATCGACCAGGACAAGGGTTTTCGGCCGACGGTCACCACCTTCGCCCTCGATCGAGCGACCGGCTCGTACGTCAGGACCGGCGAGTACCGCGACCGGCTCACAGTCAGCGAGCCCTACCCGCTCGACATCGACTTCGCCGCCTTCGACCGCTGA
- a CDS encoding TetR/AcrR family transcriptional regulator yields MRSENEPGDQPRSFIEEARRRQIIAAAVEVISEIGYGNASLARIAAHAGISKGVISYHFDGKDDLMRQLVIQLYVSGAEYMTPVITAVEGWRGKVLAYIESNLDFIDANKRYVTAMTDVVLNLRDAEGKSVFATPEGADEILIPLADMLREGQREGVFGEFDAVLMAKSIRDAIDGIAGRAISEPDFDVRVYAAHVCRIFDLATGKQGEK; encoded by the coding sequence GTGCGGTCAGAAAATGAGCCAGGCGATCAGCCGAGATCGTTCATCGAGGAGGCGCGACGGCGGCAGATCATCGCCGCGGCCGTCGAGGTGATCTCCGAGATCGGTTACGGCAATGCCTCACTGGCGCGGATCGCCGCGCACGCCGGAATCTCGAAGGGTGTCATCTCCTACCACTTCGACGGCAAGGACGACCTGATGCGACAGCTGGTCATCCAGCTGTACGTCTCCGGGGCGGAGTACATGACCCCGGTCATCACCGCGGTCGAGGGCTGGCGCGGCAAGGTGCTGGCCTATATCGAATCCAATCTGGACTTCATCGACGCCAATAAACGCTATGTGACCGCCATGACCGATGTGGTGCTCAATCTGCGTGACGCCGAGGGCAAATCGGTCTTCGCCACCCCCGAGGGTGCGGACGAGATTCTCATCCCGCTCGCCGACATGCTGCGAGAAGGTCAGCGCGAGGGCGTCTTCGGAGAGTTCGATGCCGTGCTCATGGCCAAGTCCATTCGCGACGCCATCGACGGTATCGCCGGAAGGGCCATCAGTGAACCGGATTTCGACGTGCGCGTCTACGCGGCACATGTCTGCCGCATCTTCGATTTGGCAACGGGTAAACAGGGGGAGAAGTGA
- a CDS encoding ArnT family glycosyltransferase translates to MTRTFDTAAVRQETPRELPPFALGWVLGIAAVGAIALLATLGQYGFFGDELYFVSAGHRLSVGYADQGPLVPAIAWFMDLLAPGSMVALRLPSVLVTVAAMVLSALIAREFGGSRAAQVLTAIAYATSPFLLVQGIQLSTNSIDTALWVLISWLVIRWVRTRRDALLLWAAAVTALDLQVKWLVPFLWAAIAIGVLCYGPREMLRRPALWAGAAGVFVTMLPTLIWQARHGWPQLGMGAQVAAEQDSIGGRLMFVPMALASAGVIGTILLLGGVWALLRMPQLRPYRFLGLVPVLLTIAFVITDGRAYYVVGCYGAVMAAGAVFATRKAQGWRRWVGGVLVLVSVVLVAAALPLQPESEVRPAASESAAWQQLSVYGRFGWEDLAQATEQAYLALPAAERANAVVITDSYWQASALDLDRAEHGLPPIYSPNRGFGYFGTPPDAATTVIWVGGDGSEPREHCAEVTAVGRADARLGIPGVTRDITLWRCDHPRAPWSREWPNMLRLG, encoded by the coding sequence GTGACACGAACGTTCGATACCGCGGCCGTGCGGCAGGAAACACCGCGTGAGCTACCGCCGTTCGCGCTCGGCTGGGTGCTGGGCATCGCGGCGGTCGGTGCGATCGCGTTACTGGCCACGCTCGGCCAGTACGGATTCTTCGGCGACGAACTGTACTTCGTCTCGGCGGGGCACCGGCTCTCGGTCGGCTACGCCGATCAGGGGCCGCTGGTCCCCGCCATCGCCTGGTTCATGGATCTGCTCGCACCGGGATCGATGGTGGCGCTGCGACTTCCGTCGGTGCTGGTGACCGTGGCCGCCATGGTGCTCAGCGCGCTCATCGCCCGGGAGTTCGGCGGTTCGCGCGCCGCGCAGGTACTCACCGCGATCGCCTACGCGACCTCGCCGTTCCTGCTGGTGCAGGGAATACAGTTGTCCACGAACTCGATCGACACCGCGCTGTGGGTGCTGATCAGCTGGCTGGTCATTCGGTGGGTGCGCACGCGGCGGGACGCGCTGCTGCTGTGGGCGGCCGCGGTGACCGCGCTCGATCTGCAGGTGAAGTGGCTGGTGCCGTTCCTGTGGGCGGCCATCGCCATCGGCGTGCTCTGTTACGGTCCGCGTGAAATGCTGCGCCGTCCCGCGCTATGGGCCGGTGCCGCAGGGGTTTTCGTCACCATGCTGCCCACCCTGATCTGGCAGGCCCGGCACGGCTGGCCGCAGCTCGGGATGGGCGCTCAGGTGGCGGCCGAACAGGACAGCATCGGCGGACGGCTCATGTTCGTGCCGATGGCGCTGGCCTCGGCCGGGGTGATCGGCACGATCCTGCTGCTGGGTGGTGTCTGGGCGTTGCTGCGTATGCCGCAGCTTCGGCCCTACCGGTTCCTCGGATTGGTTCCGGTCCTGCTGACCATCGCGTTCGTAATCACCGATGGCCGAGCGTATTACGTGGTCGGCTGCTACGGCGCGGTGATGGCGGCCGGTGCGGTATTCGCCACCCGCAAGGCGCAGGGGTGGCGGCGCTGGGTGGGCGGTGTGCTCGTACTGGTCTCGGTGGTATTGGTGGCCGCGGCGCTGCCGTTGCAGCCGGAGTCCGAGGTGCGACCCGCCGCATCGGAGAGCGCCGCGTGGCAGCAGCTCAGCGTGTACGGGCGGTTCGGGTGGGAAGATCTGGCGCAGGCCACCGAGCAGGCGTATCTGGCGCTGCCCGCCGCCGAGCGTGCGAACGCCGTGGTGATCACCGACTCCTATTGGCAGGCAAGCGCATTGGATCTCGATCGCGCCGAACACGGCCTGCCGCCGATCTACAGCCCCAACCGTGGCTTCGGCTACTTCGGCACGCCGCCGGATGCCGCCACCACCGTGATCTGGGTCGGTGGTGACGGCAGCGAACCCCGCGAGCACTGCGCCGAGGTCACCGCCGTGGGTAGAGCCGATGCGCGACTGGGCATTCCGGGTGTCACCCGGGATATCACGCTGTGGCGCTGTGACCACCCGCGCGCACCGTGGTCGCGCGAGTGGCCGAATATGTTGCGCCTGGGGTGA
- a CDS encoding TIGR00266 family protein — MKVQLRHQPSSTIARCFLAGGEPMRVESGAMVAHSAGVTLAAKAEGGIIAGLKRSVLAGESFFVSTFTAPPAGGWVDVAPALPGDMLALTITQDRPYFISRGGWIANSHGVTVEAKWGGLANLFGGEGGFGLRAHGDGEVVLGVFGAIDVIDLAPGEPVTIDTGHVVAYDLAMNFTIRRAVSGRSLQSLKSGEGFVFDFVGPGRVLLQTRNPGAFAAWAGSSASSG, encoded by the coding sequence ATGAAGGTTCAACTGCGGCATCAACCGTCGTCGACCATTGCGCGCTGCTTCCTCGCGGGCGGTGAGCCCATGCGGGTCGAGAGTGGTGCCATGGTGGCGCACTCCGCCGGAGTCACCTTGGCAGCCAAGGCCGAGGGCGGCATCATCGCCGGGCTCAAGCGTTCGGTGCTCGCGGGCGAATCCTTCTTCGTCTCCACCTTCACCGCGCCGCCCGCCGGCGGCTGGGTCGATGTGGCACCCGCGCTGCCCGGAGATATGTTGGCGCTGACCATTACCCAGGATCGGCCGTACTTCATCAGCCGCGGCGGCTGGATCGCGAACTCGCACGGGGTGACCGTCGAGGCCAAATGGGGTGGCCTGGCGAATCTCTTCGGCGGTGAGGGTGGTTTCGGCCTGCGCGCCCACGGTGACGGTGAGGTGGTGCTCGGCGTCTTCGGGGCCATCGACGTCATCGACCTGGCCCCCGGCGAACCGGTCACCATCGACACCGGCCACGTCGTCGCCTACGACCTGGCGATGAACTTCACCATCCGCCGCGCCGTCTCCGGCCGTTCCCTGCAATCGCTCAAATCCGGCGAAGGCTTCGTCTTCGACTTCGTCGGCCCCGGCCGCGTCCTGCTCCAAACCCGCAATCCGGGCGCCTTCGCCGCCTGGGCCGGTTCGTCAGCCTCCTCCGGCTAG
- a CDS encoding nitroreductase family deazaflavin-dependent oxidoreductase has product MPLPQTLARINRRVSNPVLGVMARIAPGFGIVIHTGRKSGRVYRSPVMVFQRDGGYRIALTYGRNVDWLKNIRAAGRFEFETRGRTVTLTDPTVGHDASAGWAPPGVRQVLTALSAEYYVQARRA; this is encoded by the coding sequence ATGCCGCTGCCGCAGACACTCGCGCGAATCAATCGCCGGGTCAGCAATCCAGTGCTCGGTGTAATGGCCAGGATCGCACCGGGATTCGGGATCGTGATTCATACGGGGCGTAAATCGGGGCGGGTGTATCGATCACCGGTCATGGTGTTCCAGCGCGATGGCGGGTACCGGATCGCGCTCACCTATGGGCGAAATGTGGACTGGCTCAAAAATATTCGGGCCGCGGGGCGGTTCGAGTTCGAGACCCGGGGGCGCACCGTCACGCTCACCGATCCGACGGTGGGGCATGACGCTTCGGCGGGGTGGGCGCCACCGGGGGTCCGGCAGGTGCTGACGGCACTGTCCGCGGAGTATTACGTGCAGGCCCGTCGCGCGTAG
- a CDS encoding peptidylprolyl isomerase, whose translation MNIEPHAHTIDGDTARPRRIRLDRKALRRIGMLGVTVAVAVLVTGRAQATPAPRLETAPGCANSSTAQPNGLQWQGEPAMTIDTNAAYTATLESNCGDITIALDAARAPHTVNSFVFLSGQQYFDNTKCHRLTTQGIFVLQCGDPTAKGTGGPGYKFGDENLAGAAYPAGTVAMANAGPNTNGSQFFLVYKDSQLPPNYTPFGRITGGLDVLQNIAAAGVQDGSGDGTPAADVSLNMVTTSQG comes from the coding sequence GTGAATATCGAACCGCACGCGCACACCATCGATGGCGATACCGCCCGGCCGCGCCGAATCCGCCTCGACCGCAAGGCGCTACGGCGGATCGGCATGCTCGGCGTGACCGTCGCGGTCGCCGTGCTGGTCACCGGTCGCGCCCAGGCCACCCCGGCCCCGCGGCTCGAGACCGCGCCGGGCTGCGCCAACTCCTCGACCGCCCAGCCCAATGGTCTGCAGTGGCAGGGCGAACCGGCGATGACCATCGATACCAATGCCGCGTACACCGCAACTCTGGAGAGCAATTGCGGCGACATCACCATCGCTCTCGATGCCGCGCGCGCACCGCACACGGTGAACTCGTTCGTATTCCTGTCCGGGCAGCAGTATTTCGACAACACCAAATGCCACCGGCTGACCACGCAGGGCATCTTCGTACTGCAGTGCGGTGATCCGACCGCGAAGGGCACCGGCGGTCCGGGCTACAAGTTCGGCGATGAGAACCTCGCGGGCGCGGCGTATCCCGCGGGCACCGTGGCCATGGCCAATGCCGGGCCGAACACCAATGGCAGCCAGTTCTTCCTGGTGTACAAGGACTCCCAGCTGCCCCCGAACTACACCCCGTTCGGCAGGATCACCGGCGGCCTCGACGTGTTGCAGAACATTGCCGCCGCCGGAGTCCAGGACGGTTCCGGCGACGGCACCCCGGCCGCGGACGTCAGCCTGAACATGGTGACCACGTCACAGGGCTGA